CTGCATCTCAAATTAGACATGACCTTGGACATTTTACAATTTCAGGACAACAGGGTTATGGATATAATGTTAAAGAACTATATGAAGAGATAAAGAAAGTTTTGGGACTAGATAAAGAAAAAAAGGTGATAATTGTAGGCGCTGGTAATATGGGAAAAGCACTTATATCACATAGAATGTTTAGAAACCGTGGCTTTAAACTGATAGGCGCTTTCGATGTAGTGGAAATGCCTGATATTAACGGATGTCATGTTTATCATATAAGTGAATTGCCTGAATTTGTAAAACAAAATAATCCTGACCTTGCTATTTTGTGCGTACCTTCTCAAGAAGGTTCAATCGTAGCAAAACAGCTTGTAGATGCAGGTATCAAAGCAATTCTTAATTTCTGTTATGTAGATC
The nucleotide sequence above comes from Clostridia bacterium. Encoded proteins:
- a CDS encoding redox-sensing transcriptional repressor Rex, with the protein product MGDKILSKELISRLPRYFRYLDDYMNVGIKKVSSGELSHKMNVTASQIRHDLGHFTISGQQGYGYNVKELYEEIKKVLGLDKEKKVIIVGAGNMGKALISHRMFRNRGFKLIGAFDVVEMPDINGCHVYHISELPEFVKQNNPDLAILCVPSQEGSIVAKQLVDAGIKAILNFCYVDLDVPDDVIVENVHLRDNLMVLAYKYDNMINE